The window gaggtcgtgcccaaccatgctagacagattatgtgatatatgtgttttgtggtagtagtaggggtgaaatagtccccagtacccggttgagaggaccgaaggggataccagcacccatatatgctagtcagtatccggtcgagaggaccgaaggggaggcaatctcccagatatactggtcagtatccggtcgagaggaccgaaggggaggccagctcccagatatactggtcagtatccggtcgagaggaccgaaggggtaggtcgggcacccagatatgcctgacaatatatgtatgttatgtggttatatggtatgtggtatgttgggggaactcactaagcttcgtgcttacagttttcagttttggtttcaggtacctcttctttgaaggggaaggagctggcgcggtaacggcccatcacacacatgccttgtattccacactatgagatcctcctgggaatttgtactctgacattattatgttttataaaatgatttttaagacatgcgataacttttatgaaatgatatgattggtgaacgttttatttctaaagtttgctaagtatatgttttaaaaatgaaaattttgactcgtatttttgggacgttacaattggACATTAATGGAGCTAAGATCTAGCATCTATTGCTTAtggagtagatcaaaagctcaaCTTTAACTCAAAAGACTCAAAAATGCACAAATAACACCATAAAGTAGATCTAGCACAAATGACCATCAAGGTGAgagatttttacctcaaaaggctTGCAAATGAGAAGGTAattatggatctacaagctcaagctaTCCCTCCAAACAATCACCaagagttcttcttcttctttcattAAAACACCACCAAAACTCACTTTCAAGCCCAAAACTCACAAAAGGcacttagggtttcgagattataGGTTGAGAGGGATGGAAGTTGCAAATGGGGAAGGTTCCAAGAGGtaatgaggtttaaatatggttcaaaccctaacatttagggtttacatctgacccacgtacgcccatcgtacacatggtacgcccaacatacaaggGGGATGCTCTGCGATCATTTGagcctagtacgctcagcgtactccctgtacgcccatcgtactcggcATTTCCCCAATTCCTTGTTAACTTCAAATGGCCATAACTCATTCATTTTAGTTCGGATTTCAACGTTGCTTATATCTACATAAAGGTAATAAGAAGCTCTACGTTTCTTTTAACCCCCCTTGCCATAAAACTTTCCaaaataaaatccaaaattcataaaatgcccgaactgccactttaccgatatacccttggactccaaaacacaaactgaaCTCCCCGATCATCTAATTTATATATCCACACTCAAAGGGGACCAAGACTCTTTCCCAAAGGCCCTAAGGGGGTGATTGATGCTTGTCTTCCTGGGTCCAGTCAAACGTTTTTCTAGACTCGATCCGGATCAACTAGAACAACTTGTTTGATTAGGCTTCTTTGCACTTCTAATTCGGTCAAAATCCTCTGATTCGGTCCTCAAAGAAAAACTACCTGACTCGGTCATTTGTACCAATTTCACGTATTTGCCATTCTCTTTCTTTTTTCCCCTTGACGTGaattcttccttcttcttcttcttcaattccACTACCAATGGTCCTCGTCCACTTCAATCGATTAATGAAATCGATTTTGAAAGCGAGCCATATGTTTTCTAGGTGAAAACTAAATCTATTAACTGTGGAGTTGTGAAACAATTTGACTATCAAAACATGATTCTTTAACATGCTCGTTAGATGTTTGAATAAAATTGTTCAAGTTCTAATGAAAGCTTACTTTCAAATTTCtgatttataatattattagctTCTGCAACCGGGGAAGAATTTTGGCTCACTTGAACAACTAGTTTGCAGAAACTTGTATGTATTTTAAAGAAACCACAAGGGAACATGTATGCATCAGGATCACATCCAGTTAGGGAATTAAATATATCAAGTTGCAGGAGCTTACAAGGGGTGATGGTGGCTCAATGTGGTTGGTATGCTAATCACCACTTGATTGCTCATCATTTGTGATGGTGTTAGGAATTTGCATAATTAGGTGCCTTATAAGTTACAAGTGTAATAGAgtgttcatttttttttgttaacttGTGTGTTTATTTGGTCATATTTTATGACTGGGTCAAATAGTAGAATTCTAATGAAGTGATATATTACATTGTTTGTGATTATTgcaaaaattttgaaaacattttcttataattacataaataaaattaatgcaTATGATACAAAACTTAAATTTGACAATTACAAAATAATCgagaaaattaaaaaagaattgTCTAGTTTTGATATTAATATATACAAAATGCAACTTAAGGGTAATATGGTTAGTTTTCACCATTCACCATAGTCAGTTAGAGATATAATCAAACAATATGGTTTCAGTCAGATGTGGACTTAATCAAAATTTCTAACTTAGTCGGTACCAACTCTAACAACACTAACTCGGTCAGTAACTATCAAACGACctctaagccttatgataaccggTCTATGATTCACGACCCCAACTTATGAAATGTTTCGAAACATGATGTTACAATTTGCAGAAAGGTCCTCTGCGGATCTGTTCTTCATCCACACACCTCTAAGGAACTGTTCTTCGGCTAACCATGGAAAAAATTAAGATTTCCTAATTGTTTTTTATCAGTTAAACTTGGATACACCCTAAAGAACATATAATCGATTCAAGAAATATAATGGTACTCAAAatcgtaaaaaaaaaaaattaataacgcAACAATCTGTAACAACAATCTTTCTTCGATTGTTCGATTGCTCGTGTTCCGGCCTTCATTCCGCAGCAACGTCCCCCCCAAACGGCCTAAGCCGTTCGCACTTCCCTAGCCAAGTAAGTAGGAACCGAATTTTGTGTGATTTTACAATATTACCCTTGCCACCTAAATTCCTCAGAAATAGTATCACTCCTCAGAGGTTTAAGGCTTCCGTAGAGCCCCTCTACCAAAGTCATGATCATTTTACTAAACATGCTTTCTCATGGATAAAATCTTCAAACAACCCCTTTCCAATGGTCATTTCATTAATTTTCTCAATAATCATACGTATCATCCATAGACACTCTTGTCATTACATAATTTATCAGAGACTGCATCCTGGTCTTTCGTACAATTATCTAAAGTTAAATATTAGTCTTTTATACAATTTATCAGACTAGGTCTTTCAATGACAAAATGGTGACAAAAAGGATGATTCCATAGTGAATTATATCaataaaccataataaaaatGGAAAAAAGAGTTTGTTACTATGTTATGGATTTTATACTaagaaaaatatcaaaaaaatatatatatttagcgAACTTTAGGGATGGATTTTGCCATTCACAATTTCACACGACTTTGAAAAACACGATGCCCATCCAAGTAGACCATAAACCAATCGGCGAATGTTCCCTCCTTTGCAAGCGACCTTGGGGAAGAAGCCATTCAATTGACCCTCCTCCAATTTCACAATAAATTATGTTCAAATTCTCGATTTAAATCTCCAATCACAGTTTATCCCTCTACGCGATTGGAGTTATAGATCCAACCATATCCAATTTTCCCTCTAATTTCAATACCTGATACGAAAATCCGACATGGGTATAATCAAAAGCACCTTTTCATTCATGTTGGGGACAGCTTTCGGGGTCTACGTTGCTCAGAACTATGACGTTCCGAACGTTAACAAGCTTTACAAGACGGGGCTCGTGATGGCCAAGCACTATGAAGAAAATTATCGCAAACCCAAAGGGAAAGGCGATGATGATGACCGGAATGACAGATGATTAGGTTTCCAGTTTCTCCCAGGTTTTAATTCATATTTACTTGTGTTTTCTTTCAATCTGGATGTTCTTTTCTCGAAAAGCCCCATTAATGGATGGAATTTgattagaattagggttttgataaAGGGGAATATATAATTTCGATTTAAAATTTGTGTTTTGGGATTTGAATTATGTGCTCTTCGTTGCCCTATAATCTTGTATCTTTTGATGATAAATGAGGAATTGTTGAACCAAGTTAGAGAATCTCGAGCTATAATGACGTGATTTTTCTTGTTTTCCACTCTAATCATTTAACTTTACATTATAGTTGATTTGCAAGCTTGGATTCATGGAATTTGAGTTGGGATTTTAGCTCGATTCATTCCAACTATGTACTGTTTTTGCTTCAATTTGCTTCCAACACCGAGTCAAATCTAACCCTTTTACTAGATAGACCCAGTAACAAACATATCAAACAACCCTTACATTGCACAAGAAATGTCGAGTCTTGCAATTTTATATTTCTTACAATTACATACATTTATAAAAAGGCTAATCACATAAATGACTAAAATAGAGGTTTGtaaaatcatattaacataataacCAATCTCCAatattcataacaaaattactaTGTATTATGTACATGACGAACAAGTTTTTGTGATTTGTGAAAAATAATGGGTTTCGTGAAAGATGGTTGGTTTGTGAAATGAAATTATTGTCATTGTGACAAACAAAACTTGATTTTTTGTTTGATTCAAGCATAATAAAATCATAAAACCTAGGGAGTTTAGTATATCATCCTTTGTTAATCTTTCATCTAAAAGTGTTAGATTTTTTTGCACTTTCACTAAACAATTGGTAATGGAAATTTATCTATATGTTATGGGAGGATAAAAGTTGTCTTGTGAGTGTGCGATACAATCATCGATTTTGGGTGTGGAATTGGAGGCACCAACCTATGTGGGAGTTGAAAATTCTCAAACACTTTTAtaggtttttatttttttgagatcAATTCGCTAGCTTCTTCCTTATGGAGTCAAGTTAGCATCCAATGGGATTTTCCAAATCCTAATTTTATTACAACTAAAGACCGGTTGCATTGGGTGGATCAAAGTCATTTGAAGGAgtatctaaaaataaaaatagtttgATGTAGTTATATTCACGACCATGAGTTTATATTTGGACACTAGAAAACCAAGGAAAGATTGTTTATTTCCATTCCTTTAATTGGCGGTCTAAACTGAGATCGTAAGATAATCATAAAGTGGATCGATCGGCTTAAAAATCCTACTCACATTGTTATAATATTATTTGTTATGAAAGTTTCAATAAATTAGGAAAAAATTTGAGACCATAAAGAGTCCACAAACCATACAGAATTCAAGAGTTTCAATTTTACCAAAATAACTGGagaaaatttaagaccaaaagaAATTCGGGTTTTATGGTGCGGACCATTCCACATCCGAATCATGATGGAGTTAGTGTACAATATTATAATTGTAACCTCTCGATttctaggtatttcatattttgacCATTGGCATGAATATTGTTTGCAAAAGTTGGTCCCGCATGATATTTTTGTAAATTTTGGTCCCGTatgatatttttgtaatttttggtaACTGCTTgcatacgctaggcgtacccaagCGTACGTCAGGAGTACATGGCCTTGACCTAAAACCTTAATATTCAGGGTTTGTGCACTATTTATTCATCATTAACTCTCAAGGCTCCCTTCATTCATCAGCCTCCAACCTCATATTCGacccttgcaaaccctaatccatttttagAGCATCTTTGAGCCTTGAGTGTGTATTTTAGTGATCTTGaaggaggaagaaggaagaggaGACCATCTTAAAAGAGTTAAGCACTTTGGATCTAGAAACACATCATTATTTGGCACTacttcaaggtaaaaagctctgaTCTTGATGAAGTTTTGCTTAGATCTTGATTAGCCATGGATtgtgttcattttggtcccataagcttgATGCATTTAAGTATAGGTTACTCTAATTCGTatgagttgtccttttagacATTTTGGAGTGTTTAGAGTCATAAACATATAATCTCAGTCCTTAGTTTTCCCCCATGTATGGACTACgatgtcttaatgagttaagaagcTAGGGTTTTTGGTATTGAGCACCTTATAGCCATGCAAGAtcataaagttgtaaactttatgaTTAAGGACATCATTTGAGGACTAGATCTGGATTTTGGACGAAAGAGCTTAAGGATTAAGGTTTTAATCGAAGGTGTGGTTGGCTggcatgtacgctgggcgtacattggAGTACGATGCACGTACATGGTCAACATCCCAACTTTGGTCAAGCCTTTGTGTACGTTGAGTCAACTCAGCTGATATTTTTCTACTTTCGGCTTTGACCcaattttgaccaagtttgacttggggctattttgggtattttgaagtGTAGTTGAGTTCGGTCATTTTTCATGAATAGGTGACCGGTTGAGCTGATATTCAAAGCAGGGTCATGTTCAGCTATCTTTTCatattgagaggtgagtttttctcactgtatttgtgggtcgaaggcaccaatacctaCCTACTAGGTTATCTGTattctggtatataggatgttactatttgatatgttagatttgtatcatggtatataggatgttgttatgttgtaatgatttgtatcctgatatgtaggatgttgttatgctatattgATCTGTTGTATCTAAAtattggtatataggatgttgctatgcgatagtgatctgtagatctactTGTTTTGCATGATGATTGGTTATATGTTATCTGTTGTTTATGACGGCATAATATGTTTTGGATTGAGGCGTTATTGGCATTGTTATATATGTGAGCTAACAGACCAGTGGTAATCCAGCATGATGGTTGTAGACCCAAGGGTATTCTACTCCGATGAATGAATGTACCGGTTACATGTTGACATtgcagtccgatgactgattgagTCGGGGGTAATCTAGCCCAATGGTTGTGGACCCGAGGGTATTCTAGTCTGATGACTGAGTGGACCCAACATGCATGATTctatatgttatctgttatgtggtggtactttgggggaactcactaagctttgtcttacagtttcaatttattgttttaaGTACTTATGATGACTGTGGCAAGACgaatgcgtgatcgtacacattCTTCGATGACATGTTTTTGGGACTTATGATATATTGATCTTGCGTATATTTGTATTTTATACTTGGTTttgttttggatctagtttgAAAACAATGGTTTCCGTGATTtgacaaaatgaaaattttatcgtgatttttgggatgttataataATAACATTTTGCAAAATTATTTAAGAATTTAATCATCAAAAAGAGACATTTTTTAGTAAGGATGAGCTTCAAACTCGTAAACCGTGGAATCGAAGCGGTTAGAACCGATATATGTTAAACTAGTTTGGGTACCAAGTATCACCTTAAGCTTAAAACGGGTACCGGATATCGGGTATAGTGTTTTAATGGATATGGGTAAAACGGATAAAGAGAATCAAACTGAGTAGTTTAAAGaccttaaataaaaataaaaacatccaTGCGACTTGGAGTCTCGGTGGACTGAAATCAGGAAGAAATAAAAAAAACCTCCTAACATTGTAGTTTTTTACattgggaattaaaaaaaaatctaccTTACCACTTAATATAAAAATACCAAAACAACTCATGATTACAAAAGTATGACAAAACAGTCACTGTTAAATTTCCGGTTCTAAACACACTCCGGTTCTAAAACCCGAAACCGGTGCCACTTATCCACTTTCAAATTTCTGGTTCTAAACACACTTTTTAGGTTCTGGGTTCATTTGGGTCGGGTTTAGACCCGTTTTCACCCCAATTATTGAGTCATATCTATGAAAACTTAAATAAGAAAAGCTTTATTTTTCCTTGAAAAAAAGCCCTAAAGGATCCACTAAAATACAAATATGTAAGCCCTTGATTATTTTTCTCCAAAAGCACACACTTCGTTGGAGTACAAAACAAAAGGCCAGAGTAGTTTTATTATCATCAAAAATCAATTCATACCCTCAATCAAGTTTCGTCTCTGATTTCTTCGAAGATGTAAGTATCCTCATATTCTGTTACAAAGTTTCTTTAAATATCGCTTCTTTGATTTCTTTTGGCTAATTTTATGTTCTTGCTGCGATGATCTTGAGGAAAGTTCGAGTAATTTTGCTTGGGTTTCTTTCGATTTCTATCAAGTTTATTCTAGTTTTATCAGACTGATGATTCTTGATGTTGAACTTGATgacttaaaattatatttttcttttagGGATTGCCTTGGTTTACAATATTGTATGTATATTTGGATTTTGGTGATAAAAAAGGGTAATGATTAATGCCCATTCTGATCACTTTATTGGTTCATTAACTGTGGATATGAACTTTATTCAAATTTGACCCTAAATTTGACTTTCTGAAATGTCGATATGTGATCGAAAG of the Lactuca sativa cultivar Salinas chromosome 6, Lsat_Salinas_v11, whole genome shotgun sequence genome contains:
- the LOC111886927 gene encoding uncharacterized protein LOC111886927; translated protein: MGIIKSTFSFMLGTAFGVYVAQNYDVPNVNKLYKTGLVMAKHYEENYRKPKGKGDDDDRNDR